From Triticum urartu cultivar G1812 chromosome 2, Tu2.1, whole genome shotgun sequence, a single genomic window includes:
- the LOC125535965 gene encoding DEAD-box ATP-dependent RNA helicase 57-like, which yields MEEKPSLSSALFAGTRFDRKRFAGDIARFRTGAQPAAPAPTTPDAAPPGPEKKRKRKSKANAKKNSKKKKKRADGAASASDAVEGFSVFKGAEAKEAAEESVEVEVREDEDSAVVRRRKEAEREIERAAILRKRYDIHISGHNVPAPLESFEELVSRYDCDSYLVGNLSKLGFQEPTPIQRQAISILLSGRECFACAPTGSGKTLAFLLPMLMKIKPGSKGCVKAVILCPTRELAAQTTRECKKLAKGRKFGVKLMTKDLSQDGNFKDMHCDILVSTPLRLDHAIRKRDLDLSRVEYLVLDESDKLFELGFVEVIDSIVKACSNPSIIRSLFSATLPETIEALARTIMHDAVRIIVGRKNSASSMIKQRLIFAGTERGKLIALRQSFAESLNPPVLVFVQSKERAKELYRELVYDDIRVDVIHGDLTEEQRQDAVDNLRAGKSWVLIATEVLARGMDFKGVNCVINYDFPESASAYIHRIGRSGRAGRSGEAITFFTEEDKPFLRNIANVLVSSGCEVPSWMVALPKLKSRKHRVDRDRISFLTDED from the exons ATGGAGGAGAAGCCGAGCCTCTCGTCGGCGCTGTTCGCCGGCACCCGCTTCGACCGCAAGCGCTTCGCGGGGGACATCGCACGGTTCCGGACGGGCGCGCAGCCTGCTGCCCCCGCTCCCACGACCCCCGACGCGGCGCCGCCGGGCCCGGAGAAGAAGCGGAAGCGCAAGAGCAAGGCCAACGCGAAGAAGAacagcaagaagaagaagaagcgcgCCGACGGGGCCGCCTCCGCGTCCG ATGCTGTGGAGGGGTTCAGCGTGTTCAAAGGGGCGGAGGCGAAGGAGGCTGCGGAGGAGTCTGTGGAGGTTGAGGTTAGGGAGGACGAGGACTCGGCCGTCGTGAGGCGGCGGAAGGAGGCAGAGAGGGAAATCGAG AGAGCTGCCATTCTTCGGAAGAGGTATGACATCCACATTTCGGGACATAATGTTCCAGCACCACTGGAGAGCTTTGAAGAACTGGTTTCAAG GTATGACTGTGATTCATATTTGGTTGGGAACTTGTCAAAACTTGGGTTTCAAGAACCTACACCTATCCAGAGGCAGGCCATTTCTATTCTTCTTTCA GGCAGGGAGTGCTTTGCTTGTGCACCTACAGGCTCTGGCAAGACACTGGCATTCCTGCTCCCGATGCTTATGAAAATCAAG CCAGGGTCTAAAGGATGTGTGAAGGCTGTTATTCTTTGCCCGACAAGGGAATTGGCAGCACAGACTACGAGAGAGTGCAAGAAGTTGGCAAAAGGGAGGAAGTTTGGTGTCAAACTAATGACCAAAGATCTGTCACAAGATGGCAATTTCAAGGATATGCACTGCGACATCCTTGTATCCACCCCACTTCGTTTGGACCATGCTATACGAAAGAGAGACCTTGACTTAAGTAG GGTGGAGTACCTTGTGTTGGATGAATCTGATAAACTTTTTGAGCTTGGATTCGTCGAAGTAATTGATTCAATTGTCAAAGCATGCTCAAACCCTTCAATAATTCGTTCTTTGTTTAGTGCCACATTGCCTGAAACAATAGAGGCTCTTGCACGTACAATAATGCATGATGCTGTTCGGATCATTGTGGGACGAAA GAATTCAGCTTCCTCAATGATCAAGCAAAGGTTGATTTTTGCTGGAACGGAGAGGGGGAAGTTGATAGCTCTTCGCCAAAGCTTTGCAGAA tctctgaatcctccggTATTGGTCTTTGTTCAAAGCAAAGAGAGGGCAAAAGAGCTCTACAGGGAGCTGGTATATGACGACATTAGAGTTGATGTAATTCATGGAGACCTTACTGAAGAGCAG CGTCAAGATGCTGTTGACAACTTGAGAGCTGGAAAAAGCTGGGTGCTAATAGCAACAGAGGTTCTTGCGCGGGGAATGGATTTCAAAGGTGTCAACTGTGTAATCAACTATGATTTCCCTGAGTCCGCGTCTGCCTACATTCACAGAATAG GACGGTCTGGAAGAGCAGGCAGATCAGGGGAGGCGATCACGTTCTTCACTGAGGAGGACAAGCCTTTCCTGCGGAACATCGCCAACGTGCTGGTATCTTCGGGCTGCGAGGTCCCTTCGTGGATGGTGGCGTTGCCCAAGCTCAAGAGCAGGAAGCACAGGGTGGACAGGGACCGCATCTCCTTTTTAACCGACGAAGATTGA